In the Sorghum bicolor cultivar BTx623 chromosome 4, Sorghum_bicolor_NCBIv3, whole genome shotgun sequence genome, ccaaattttttaaaaattcacgtcacattgaatgtttagttttcaaaaaattctcaaaattttttaagactcCACGGtatatcgaatctttgaacacatgtatagagcattaaatatagataaaaaaataaataattacatagtttgactgtaatttacacgacgaatcttttgagcctatgtagtctataattagacaataattgtcaaatagaaACGGGCGGAGATCCGAACCGATCAAACATCACGATCTACGAGGTTCCGAGACCGCGATGAAATAGACGAAGATCCAAACCGATCCAACATCAGATGGATGCCATCGCAAGTCAGTCAAATCGAATGGCCAAGAACTAACAGGTGACGTGGCTCGATCCGTTAACCTGTTTTTGGTGTAGGAATCGTATTTAGAATGTCAGCAAAGAAAAAGCCCATAATAAAATGAGAGAGTCAGGAAGGGGTTGGAACACTAAAACAGTATTGATATGGTTAATTAGGGCAACTAAGGCCTCGTTTGGTTGAGTGAGTTAAACTTTTAACTCTAATCACATTAAATGTTTGcacatggagtactaaatatagattatttacgaaactaaaaacacagctatagagtaatttgcaagacgaatattTTATACCTAATTAGTGTATGATTGGAtagtaattaccaaataaaataaaaatgaaacttTAACATCCCCAAACATTCCCTAAAAATTAAGAACCTTATCACTTCTTTGATCTTGCCCTGTTTAGTTCTAGGGTGTTCTATCGAGTGTCATATAGAGATGTTGttcggatactaataaaaaaataaattatgtaagaactgcgagacaaatttattaagtctaattaattcgtcattagcacatgtgtgtATTGTAGCATTTATTTTCAAATCATGGACCAATTAGTCTTAAACGGTTCATCTCGCAAAGTGGTCGTaatctgtgtaattagttttttttaatttttttgtacAAACAGTTattttttagtctatatttaatatgttatgCATGCGTTTAAATTTGATGATCGTAGTAGTATGCTGAAATTACTAAGCCTTGTTTAGCTATGGTTTGGTAGACTAACTTGGACATGGGGTTAGAAAATTGTACCCTTTTTCCACTGGCTCCGGGACAAGAGGGTATGTACAAGTACGGAAGTACCAATGACCCTGCATGAGAATAGAAACAATAGTTATGCTTATTTGAATTCTTCCATTATCTATCAAAATAGGAAATCGAAATAGATACCCGAAGTGGTctcttgcttttgaactcaacttcataTAAATAGGACCTTTTTATACATATAAAGTTGTTGAACGTATAAGCTAGAGATATAATTATTGCATTGGACCTAAATCTGGGAAAGCTAACCAAAGAATCCAATAGAGACCTAGAATATTTTATATCGAATTATAGGAGGATTAGACGGCCAAACAAACAGCATGATATGAATGACTTGCGTGTTGATAGAATGAGACTAGTAATCCCACTTAATGTGCATAATTTTTGTACTTGGTCGGGATGGTGTTGACAATTTTAGCACTTATTAATGGAGCGACTGAAAGCTATGGGTTTGCATTTATAAGGGCACTCCTAATGCATAAATTACTATGGTttctatgtatatttttattacCTTGCcaactaaggccagtctcaatgcatagtttcatgacacaattaccaagactataaactaggtaaccgagccacatgagtttcatggggatgaaactcctctcttccttcatttaatgacccggccaagtcagcaattttgcttatgtggcaccctatttaatgtgcatgacactctcatgaaacatgcattgagactagcctaagaGCAGTCCCAATACATAGGTTTTAAGAGTAGTTTCCAAGAACAATAAATTACAATATAGACCTAATCCTCCCAATGCATAGTTTTTTATAGCAGTTTCCTATAAAGAACAACATTTAATCAGATGATGCATGTATTAAAACTAAGAGCAATCGGTTGTGGCAAACATCTATGTTGAAATACATGTTACCACATCTCAGTCACGATGATGCAAAGCACGTTACCAGAACTTCAACATAGGTCCGCACATTAGCTTTCACATTCCATCCGTTGTCCTCATCCCCAAATTTCTCGTCCAAGCTATATATTGCTGCAAGCTGAAGCCCTCTCAGCTCCCAAGTGCTCACAACCTTCCTACGACTTGTCCCATGTATTCAGTCGCTGCTCTCCGGTCTCCACCCATGCGGCGATGCAAGGCAAGCGACCTTCAGTAGCCCACGCATGTGGCAGGCAGCAGCTTTGTGCCGCCGTCGCGTGCGAGGCGAGCGGCCTCCTCCTACGAACAGTGCACGATGGGATCTCGTGGCGGCGCAAGGAATCCGGGAGGAAAGAAGGAAGAAACTACCCGAGTCTCCCAACGCAGATTTGCCGATTTCGTAGAGCATCTGTATAAGTGAAGACCCAGTTTCCTCCTCAGGAAACGGTTTTTTCattttctcttctctttctataataaatctactgccacatcagcaaaatacttagTTGGCATAGTAATTAAGAGAGATAGAAACTATAATAAATAtaccattgggagtgcccttagtGAGCTATATCATCCTTCCCTAACATGCATTTAGTTGTCTACATTATTAGCTAACATATGATAGTGTACAAGGTATCCATACCAATGGGTTATGAGCAGGTCGTCCGATTTTCATTCCAAATCATATGCGCAACAGCGCACGTGACATCTTTCTAGTATCTTAcaacactcacaatgcagaaacTATCCAATAATTTCTATACTATACAACAAGACTCATAGAAACTATTCCTTCTAatacagtattttttttttgagaggacACAGCTGAGAATCGGACCGCAGATGGTTTCTCTCCACTCCAAAATCCTCTGCGGATGCCCTGGTCCCCAACGGTTGGAATTTGGCTTCAAGATGTATCGGTCCACGCTTAGATTTCGTGTAAACCGTAGCACTTACATACAGAAAtcatcatagtttctatagacattaattatggtgtcacctaagcattttgttaATATGACaagatagttattgaagagagagagcaaaaactTTAGAAACTGAGTCTAAGTTAAAAATCATGTCTACGCAAGATCCAAGAcataaagtgatatgattggttgaaAATGGAGAAATAATGAATGTGATTGCATAAAAAATTAGTGTATAGAAACTATCCGttgggaccatagtttctatacatagtgtctatagaaattaataggtatagaaactacaCGTAGTTTTTAGCATTGGGAGCGCCCTAATACAGATaacttgcatgaagagatagctATCATGACTGCACGCTAATGCGCTGAGCGAATAGCTTGCATCAAGAGGTATCCATGGTAGGGGTTTtgcttttataaaatatttagatttactttttttttgtgtgtgtgataGAGTACACTATTGTCAAGTTTCACGAAATTTCAACGGATACAACGACTAGGAGAGACAAAACACAAATTTGAATATATGGTGTATATCATACATGTTTTTTTTCAGTATTATACATGTTTATTTATTGAATTACAAATGAGAGAGGGGCTTATAAGACTGTAAAAATATGTCGCTTACATCCCACCAATTCTTCTAAGTGGGAGCAGTGTTTGAGCACAAGACAACAGACTGAACACTATTTCCCTGTTTGTGTTTGGCATAGCGCCACAACAAAGAACTGTACAAGCGATGCAGATAAAAACAGAACTACGTTCAATCCACTGAAACCAGTCTATTAAAATATACATTTTGAATACACCCGCTGCATTGGCACAATACATAATGCATATACGTTCTTTGATCAGACAACTCATTTCATggtctttggcactactttctACAGATTAAATCACATGCATATTGAATTGGGTACTGAATATGATCGTGGTTTGCATCTGTTGTGATATCCGGTTCTCGCATAGGTTTTGGCGGTGAAAGAAAAACAGCAATGTCAAGCGCTCATCTACATGACCGCTCTTCATCAAATCTTAATTTTGCAGTTCACATTAAGTTTGCAGATCACAGTTCATTCTAGAAGAACCTCTCAGCAGATGGATCAGATTCCAGCAAATTCCCATCGAAATTCACCTTACAGCCAACAGGAAACTGCACTCCAGCTTGCTCGCAGCTGTCCCTTGTAACCTGCGGACATGACCGAACATCCAAGTACTCGAGAGCCTTGAAGGCTTCAATCAATCTGCTGACCCCTGTAACTGTGAGCCGAACACAGCTGCTGATCTTCAAAACTCTCAGTTCAGACTGAAACCCATATCCTTCCCCGTCAGGGAATGCATCATCGGTTATCTGGTCACAACATCCAACATCAATAGCCACAAGAAGTTTACACTTAGACAGCAGGCTTTGCAATGATGTGTCTGTTATTTTCAAGCACCAGTCCATTCTCAGGCTCCGTAAGCTGCTGGAGCAAGCAAGAGCAAGTGCTTGTATGGAAGCATCGCTAATGTTCTGACATCCACTAATGACAAGAGTCTCTAGGCTACGGCAGAACTTAGCTAACGAATAGATGGACTTATCTCCCACCTTGCTGCAGTCCAATAGCTTTATTGACACCAAGCACGATGAAGAAACCTCAGCAATCTTACAGACTCCAGGATCACTAACTTTATTGCATTTGCTTATGTCTAGTGATTTTATGTGATGACAGCCATCAGCCAGAGCACATATACCAGCATCTGTTATTCTGTTACATCCCGCAGCTCCAAGTTCTACCAACTGTAGGCAGCTCTTTGATAGAGCAGTCAATAAATTATCTGTTATTAATTTGCAATCCATGATTTGCAGCTGACTCAATTTTTTGCACCCTAGTGCAACCGCCTTCAAACCTTTGTCACTCAGCTTTATGCAGCGAGAAACATCAAGGGACTGCAGAGATGGCAGTCcatctcccaatttggtaactccAACATCAGAGATACCTGCAAAACACGTGAACCAGGGAAAGTCTAATAATCAACAGAGTTCATTTAAGGACATTCTCACCAAAATCAGTGCACTAAAACAAAGACCCACAATGTCCCAGACAATAATGACTTTAAAGGATAGCAAATTAGTAATATCAGCAACCATAAGAAAACAAAAGGAAGACATGCCCCCATGAAAGATCTATTAACAGGATATCAAATTAGCAATTTTAACCACTGTTGGAAACTTGAGATCTCAGGAGGCCATAACTTGTAACTAAATAATATGGACTCGAAATAGACATAATCAAGACTGCAAAATAGAGTACAAGTATTTATCCAATGGTACGTGAGAACAATATTCTTAGAGTAGGGTTGAATCAGTCTCTGACAGAATACCGTGAAGCTAACATTCTTATAGAGTAGGATTAATCAGTCTCTGACGGAATACTCGAAAATGCAGTACAATTGTCATGTCTACCAAGTAATGCTACCCACCAAATTGACAATCAGCACATGTGGGTAGCGCAAGAAGAAGAGACGGCCGCACCTTTGCAATTCTGCAGCGCGAGGACGCGCAGGTTGCGGAAGCTGCCGGCGATAACGCTGAGGTCGTCGTCGATGACGCCGGGGTAGAAGGAGCGGGAGGGCGACTGAGAGAGGTCGAGCTCCAGGACTCCAGGGAACCGCGCGGCGAGGCGGCGCAGCATGTCCGGGCCGGCGCGCGCGCGCAGGCGCCGCCGCTCGGAGCTCTGGATCCGGAGCCAGCGGCGGCACACGAGCCCGAACGCGTCCCGCTCCGCCTCGGGGCCCAGCCGCGTGAGCACCGCGCGTAGCTCGTCGTCCGTGAGGACCTCGTTGATGAgggcgctgccgccgccgccgccgccgccggccggcggTGGCGCTGACATCACGGAAGGTAGGAGGAGCACTTTTTGTTCCCCTTTTTGTCTCGTCAAGCTGAACTGTCACGGAGGGGAGAGGTGCGGCACACTGGAGAGTGGGACGGACGTCCTGGAGATGGAGAGTGGAGGAGGGAGAAAATTGAGTGCGGCCTCCCCGCACCGAGTCCCCGTGGGCACCAGGCTCGTGTACACTGGGATTTGGCGAGCCGTCCGCTCGACTCGCATCCCAGCGCTTCGGCTCGCACGTCTTCGGCTCGCAAGTTGGTTTCCATCACCCGATTAGCGCCGTAATCATTGGATAGTTACTTGAGTTAGTTCCATCGCACGGAAAAGAGCGCAGAAATAGGTCACGCCGCCGCCGATACATACCGCGGCCGGTTGTGCGAGTTGCCGCCGGTTGCGCGATGTCTTGTAGCCACGCAAGCCATACGACGGACTACGCCTTCAAAGATAATTCAGAGGAGATTTGTTCCCAATCAAATACACTAGTAGACAGCATGGAAACGAACTCTGCCCTAATCAATGGTGTCGTTGATGTCATTGATGCAACACAGGTACGTATGGATCGCTATGCACCTGATAACATTATAGAATTTATTTATGCTAGGTTTGTATGCGGGAACATCTCAAACAAGTGTTTTTATATAGGAGAACAACACTGCTGTCATCAAGTCCGCGTGTACATTGCACAGGACTATATCAATTTTGGAGTTGCCAGAATCTACGACACAACAATCAGATGAGGTATGAGATGTCAGTTTGATTATTATAAGCATGGAGAAAATCATACTATGTATTTTTTGGTTATTAAACACCTttaaattttcttttttttgcgaACGAAACACCTTTAAATTTTCTCTCTACATACAACAGGTAGTAGATAAAACTGGACAACCTTTGATTCGCCCTCAAGTTGGAATGACTTTTGATTCAGAGGATAAAGCTTATGAGATGTACAACACCTATGCTGGTAAGGTCGGGTTTAGTATTAGAAAGAGTCATACGAAGCGCCGAGTTGATAAAACTATATGTCAAAAGTATATAGTTTGCAGTAACCAAGGATTTCGAGGAAATGAGTCATCAAACAGGGACGTTACAAGGACGGGTTGTGATGCCCGTGTTCAGTTTAGTGTTAGTAAAGAGGGGATTTGGAAAGTACAAAAGGTTGTACTTGATCACAATCATTATCTTGCTAGTCCAAATGATTTGCACAAGTTGAAGTCACAGCGTCGTGTAACCGAAGCAGACAGGCAGCTCATTGGTCATATAAGAGAAGCTGGAATGAAGCCAGCCCAGGTGTATGAGTTCATGAAAGAGTTTTATGGAGGATCTGACAAAGTTCCATTCGCACAGATGGATAGCAACAATGAGATCGGTCGTGAGCGGAAGAAGTACTTAGAGTGCGAGAAGGTTTCTGCTAGCCTTCGTGAAAATGAGTTAGAAGCGGATTTTAATTCACGTCGAAAGAACCCAATTACTTGCATCCCAAATTTACCTCTATTGAAAACCGCAGCTGAATCCTATACAAAGAGGATGTATTTGGAGTTTGAGGAAGAATTTAAAGAATATTTTTCATTCTCTTGTAAATTGTTGCAAACTGATGGATCAATCTTCACATATATGGTTACACATATGCAAGCTAATCATGGAGCAACGACTGTTTTTGACAGTGCGAATATATCCATTACATGTTCGTGCAGAAAGTATGAATCCATAGGTATGTGCACACATTTTGAATTATAATATAGTTTCTAATGTGCACCGATGAAAAATTATATCTTTATTTTGTAGGTATACTGTGCAAGCATGCCTTCAAAGTTTTTAGTGTGAACGATGTTTTCAAATTGCCGCCGCAATATATATTAGGAAGATGGACCAAATATGCAAAAAGAGGATTTTATATCGAGAAACAAGAAACCGGCGAAGAAAGTTTGAAAACGCGTGCTGCGCGTATCTCACGAAAGGCTACATCCCTTACATTGAAATGTTCATTGTCaaaagaacttcttgatgatTTGGAGAAAGGTATAGATAAATTGGACTTGGAAGCAGATATTGCTATAAGCAAGTTCCAAGAAAAATCCGATGATGTTCCTCTAGTTTCAACTGAATGTGCTACAGACACATTGAACGGTACAATATCATTTAGAGTTCCCCATGTCATAAAGGGCCCAAAGAATAAGCGACTCCAAAGTGCAGTTGAAAAAAATACattaaagaagaaaaagaaaagttcCAAGACAAAAGGTATTGATCCTACCTTTCCTAGCTGATTTTGTTCCCAGGAAAAAGTCTAACTTAtatattaattatttttgttGACAGGAGATGCTACAAATAATACTGCAGAGAATAGAGACGGAAGTGTTAATCCAAACCAATTAATCGTAAATGACTTACATTTATTGTTTtagttttatattttatttacttaCAATAAATTGTTATAAATAATTTCTTATACACGACACAGGATCTTCATGCTGGCAACAGTGGCGGTAATAGTACAATACAATTTGCAAATGATTCAGCCATGGTTGCTCCATTCATCCATGGCGGAGATACTAATAATGCTACAACGCCAAACTTCACAAACTGTGTGTATGGGCAATCTTTTACTGTGTCTGTTCCTTTCATGCAAGGCGGATATACGGATCTTTTACATGGTGTTCATCAAGATGCTGCAATGTCCTTATCCGCTAGGAAGTTAAATTTTGATGAGAATATGTAACTATATTGTTCAACAAGACGTCACTTTGTAGTACTtttttttggatggatttgCTAGTTACGTTGGTtatcaacttcaaatttttgcatattcTATTCTCTATGATCACAACATACTGTGATAATTTTCAGCAAAAATAGCCTCTTATATAAGTTTAAAAATAGCCAACATGCTATatgtatttaaaaaaaaaacaatgtgtAAACATATCTCAAAAGCCTTTGCACCATCAGAAAGATCATGGACTGCATCTGAATATTTTCATCATTATTACACGGGATTAGTTATGAAATCCAGCAGTGGTAAATTTGCACTCAAGTGATTGTACTAGTGACTGCTGGAAAATTAATCCGACTTCTAGACGTACAAGCAGCGCGTTAAAGCCAGGAGCCGAGAATGTACTACGAGCGTCGGGCGATCTGCAACTAACTTGCGAGCCGAGCGCTACGTGGACTTGACCCTGCGAGCCAAAGACGTGCGAGCCGAAGCGCTGAGATGCGAGTCGAGCGGACGGCTCTCCAAATCCCGGTGTACACGCGTCATCAGCACGAGCCTGGTGCCCACGGGGACTCGGTGCGGGGAGGCCGCACTCAATTTTCTTCCGTGGAGGATGGGGAAACCTGCTGCTGCCGTGCTGGCCGCGGTCGCTTTCCCCTGCAGCCGTGGCCCGGTGGCCTGGCGTATGGCCCGGCGATTTAGCCCCGTCGTGCTTGGGCACGGCCCACGGCCCATTCCAACGGTCTGTCTGGTATTGGTCCGATAAAAATAAACTATTGTATAATTATGACTTATAAATATATGATGTTAATTATTATactgataaaaataataaataattagtGAATATGATGAAGTGTTTCGGCACTTAGTGAAAGTGTTGATGAAAATGAGTTGTTTTCGGTTTGACGAGTCGTGGGCCAGCACGACACGAGAAAAACACCGTGCTTGACGGGTCATATGGCACGAAAACCGACCCACGGGCCATGCCTTACGCCGAAGGCCAGGCACGAAACCCGTAGAGACACGACGGCCCATAGCAGTTCGACGACCTGCGACATAGCACGATACAACATCAGGCCGTACTAGGCCGGCACAGCCCATTGGACATATATACTTTCGTCTTGGCTAGACCAATGTCCATTATCTTGTACAATATACATGATTACATGTTTGTTGTATGAGTACTGGCACGTCCGATGATAAACCGTTGGACGTTTCGACGCACACGTGTCTCGCGCTGCTGAAagatcctaatatggctagagggggggtgaatagcctatttaaaaattctacaaactcactaaagcaagaggttagtaaataacaaagcgaagctttttgctctagctctaaaggggtgtttgcaagccacctatccaacaattctagttgttaagatcactaggcacacaagagctatgtcactacttacactagagagctacctaaagtttctatataagtaagtaagctactctagtttgcgggaatgtaagagagaatgtttgatctttataccaccgcgtagaggggatgaaccaatcaataatatgaagtccaatcaccgggagaaatccaatgaacaaacacaatggagacaacaatttttcttccgaggttcacgtgattgccggcacgctacgtccccgttgtgtcaaccaacacttggtggttcggtggctaagaggtgtagcacgaacctcgtcctcactaggacaccacaagaacctacccacaagtgaggtaactcaataacacgagcaatccactagagttacctttcggctctccgccggggaaggtacaagacccctcacaatcacgggagatggccacgaacaatcaccaactcgtgccaatcctcctccgctgctccaagccgtctaggtggcggcaaccaccaagagtaacaagaaaaccgcagctagaacgatccccaagtgccactagatgcaatcactcaagcaaatgcacttggaatcactcacaacctcacaaagatgtttaatctatgaaggagatgagtgggaggtgtttgcttaggctcacaaggatgttatgtatgctagaatgccaagagagtaagcctcaagccggccaaacacgtatttatagcctctcaaacaaatagagccgttggctctttcactgggcaaaatacggggtcaccggacgctcttaaaggggcaccggacgctcaacaccagcgtccggtgctccaacgtcagccgtgtgtcagagtctaacggtaacctgcagtgcaccggacgctgagcaggttggcaccggacgcgtccggtgcacaccggactcatgcgcagagagctctgcaaactcgcagggtcaccggacgctagccaccggacgcaccctcagcgtccggtgctcaccggacccatgcgcagagagggtcgcaaaacgcccgcacaccggacgctcaagccagcgtccggtgcctatcgtccggtgccttaccctagctgggacaggcactgtctgcaccggacgctcagactcagcgtccggtgcctctaagccagcgtccggtgagtgtttctcggcgagaaacactcccgcaacttctccaaaatttcccaccggcgcaatagaaaatatgcacttcattttctcgaaaagcgccgaatcccgccgagcttactcggcgggagggagagaggaacccaa is a window encoding:
- the LOC8066189 gene encoding F-box/LRR-repeat protein 20, whose protein sequence is MSAPPPAGGGGGGGSALINEVLTDDELRAVLTRLGPEAERDAFGLVCRRWLRIQSSERRRLRARAGPDMLRRLAARFPGVLELDLSQSPSRSFYPGVIDDDLSVIAGSFRNLRVLALQNCKGISDVGVTKLGDGLPSLQSLDVSRCIKLSDKGLKAVALGCKKLSQLQIMDCKLITDNLLTALSKSCLQLVELGAAGCNRITDAGICALADGCHHIKSLDISKCNKVSDPGVCKIAEVSSSCLVSIKLLDCSKVGDKSIYSLAKFCRSLETLVISGCQNISDASIQALALACSSSLRSLRMDWCLKITDTSLQSLLSKCKLLVAIDVGCCDQITDDAFPDGEGYGFQSELRVLKISSCVRLTVTGVSRLIEAFKALEYLDVRSCPQVTRDSCEQAGVQFPVGCKVNFDGNLLESDPSAERFF